The nucleotide window GGCGGCTTCCCCGCCATCTCCTGGGATCACATCTCCGACGATCTGCGCAAGAAATATGCCGACGTCATTCCGTCGACCATCCCGACCTTCCCGAGCGGCGATTGGGAAAAGGCGATCAACGACGGCTCGTACCGCAGCGTCGCTCCCGGTATCAGCCGCACCTGATGTCCGCCGATACCACGCTGGCGGCACCGCGCCGTCACCAATCGATCAGCAGGGGGAGCTCGATCGGGCTCCTTCTCGTCGCCCTGCCGGTCTTCCTGCTTGCCTGGCTGATCGTCTTTCCGATCTTTTCGGCGGTTTTCGGCACGATTTTTGTTCGAGGGCCTGACGGCGCGACGGCCTTCTCACTTGCCTCCTACCGCTTCTTCTTTACCGATGGCTACAGCCTCGGCAATCTGTGGCTGACGCTCTGGACCACCGCCGTCTGCGGCACCCTGCTGCTGGCGATCGGCTTTCCGATCGCGCTTTATCTTCGCTTCTCGCAAGGGCGCCTTGCGGCTTACGTGCAGGGCCTGGCGATCTTTCCGATGTTCGTGCCGTCGATCATTCTCGCCTATGCGCTGATCAGGACCGTCGGGCCGAACGGCACCGTCGACCTGTTGCTGAATTCCGTCGGCCTGCCCAAGCTGCGCACGCCCTATCTGACGCCATGGGGACCGGTCATCGGCCTCGTCTGGGATAATCTTCCCCTGACGGTGCTGATGCTGACGGCCGGCCTCTCCTCCGTTTCGAACAGCGCCGTCGAGGCCGCCCGCGACGTCGGCGCAAGGCCGCTTCGGGTCTTCATCTCGATCATCCTGCCGCGCATGGGCAATTCGCTGCTGGTCACCGCGTCCTTCGCCGTGCTCGGCATCTTCTCCGCCTTCACCCTTCCCTATGTGCTCGGCCCGGCTTCGCCTGAAATGATGGGGCCGTTCATGCAGCGCACCTTCGCCGACATGAACGATCCGCTTGATGCCATGACCCAGGCCGTCATCACATTCGGCTTCTGCCTGGTCTTCGGAATCTTCTACATCCGGTCGATCGCCCGCAACCGCGAGGCCCGGCCATGAGTGCCGGCGGTTCGCGCATCACCCTCCGCTTCGACTGGGTCGGCCTCGTCTCCTGTCCGCCGTCATCTGCCTTCCCGCTGCCTATTCTTTTGCGCGCCTGCGCTTTCCCGGCCGGAACATCCTGTTCCTGTCGTTTCTCGCATCGCATGCCTTCCCGAAATTCGGCCTGCTGGTCGCCATTGCCGGGATCTTCCTGCAGCTCGGCCTGATCAGCACCTTCTGGGGCGTCGTGCTGATCCAGCTCGTCGGCACGCTGATGCTGATGATCTGGATCCCGGTCGCAGCCTTCCAGAATGTCGACCGGCGCATGGAAGAGGCGGCCCGCGATGCTGGTGCTGCGCCGCTGCGCGTCTTCTGGTCCATCACCCTGCCGCAGGCCGCACCGACGATATCAGCCGCCCTGCTTTTGACCTTCGTCGGCACCTTCTACGAGACCGAAGGCGCCTGGCTGATCGGCGCGCCGGGGATCCGCACCATGCCGGTACTGATGATTAGCTTCATCAACAATCAGATCGTCGTGCAATACGGCGCCGTGCTTTCCGTCATGCTGTGGGTGCCGTCGTTCATCGCGCTGATGTTTGCCCGCCGCGTTATCGGCACCGGCGCCTTTGCCAGAGGTTTTGGCGCCTGAGAGGCCTCAATCGAGGAAAGGGTTTGAGAATGGCACATCTGGCGATCGAGAGCGTTTCGAAACTGTTCGGAACCACCTTTGCCGTGAACGACTTTTCGCTCGAAGTCGGCGACGGCGAGCTTGTCTGTCTGCTCGGCCCGTCCGGCTCCGGCAAGTCGACGCTTCTCAGAATGATCGGCGGCTTCGAGCGTCCGAGCGGCGGAACGATCCGCATCGATGCCAGGGATGTGACGAACCTGCCGCCCGAGCGGCGCCCGACTGGCATGGTGTTTCAGAGCCACGCGCTCTGGACGCATATGGATGTCTTCAACAATATCGCCTTCGGCCTGAAGCTGCGGCGGCTGCCGAAATCCGAAATCCGTGCGCGCGTCGAGCATGCGCTTGATATGGTCGGCCTTGCCGATTACGGGCGGCGGATGACGACACAGCTGTCGGGCGGTCAGTAGCAGCGCGTGGCGCTTGCCCGTTCGCTGGTGCTCGAGCCGAAGATCCTGCTGCTCGACGAACCCTTCGCCAGCCTCGACCAGCACCTGCGCGAAAGGCTGCGGGAGGAAGTGCGCGATATCCAGCAGCGCCTCGGCATTACCACGCTCTTCGTCACCCATGGCCAGGACGAGGCCTTGGCGCTTGCCGACCGCATCGTCGTCATGCGTGATGGGCGCACCGAGCAGATTGCGCCGCCGAGCACCATCTACCGCCAGCCGCAGACGGCCTTTGTCGCCGGTTTCATCGGCTCGATGAATTTCGTCCGGAGCCGCACCCGGAACGGCGTCTGCGACCATCCGCTCTTCCCGCTTGCCGTTCCCGTCGAGGATGGGCCGGTGACGCTGGCCACCCGCCCGGAAGCGCTGACGATCCGTCCTTCGGACCGAGCAGACGCGGCCAGCGTCCATCGCATCGTCGATTTCGGCACGCACAAGATGGTCGATATCGATCTTGCCGACGGCAGCCGCCTGAAGGCAATGGTGGCGCCCGACGATCGGATAGAGGCCGGGATGAAGGTCGAGCCGAATTTTACGAGTTTCTTCGTCTTCCGCGACAATACGCTCGTTCACCAGGGAGCCCCAGCAACGACCGGTGCGCAGCTCGGACGGTTGCTGCCGGTGTAAAGCAATTACGCCTTCACCAGGAAACCTTCCCTAAGCCAGGGATGCAGCGCCTGGCTGGCGGCGAGGATATCGCCCTTCCCGTCGACGGCGGCGCCGGAAAAACGGGTGACGATGCCGCCCGCCTCCTCGACCATCAGCGCCGAGGCGCCGAAATCATGGATCGAAAGCCCGTCCTCGAAGAATCCGTCCAGCCGGCCGCAGGCGACATAGGCGATCGACAGGGCCGCCGAGCCGAGGCGGCGCACGCCTGCCGTGTTGGCCATCAGTCGTTTGATGGCGTCGAAATAGGTCTCTTCCGCCACCGCCCGCACCTGGCCGGGGATCGGCAGGCCGGCGCCGATGAGCACGTTCTCGATGTCGCCGACATCGGCGCAGCGGATGCGCTCACCGTCGAGATAGGCGCCGCCGCCGCGCTCGGCACTGAACAACTCGTCCTGCATGGCGTCATAGACGACGCCGGCCACGAGCCTGCCGCCTTCGGCGATCGCGATCGTCATGCCGAAATGCGGGAGGCCCCAGGCGTAATTGGTGGTGCCGTCGATCGGGTCGATGTAGATGATCGGCGTTTCCGGCCCGCCCACACGGTTGCCGACGGCTTCCTCGCCCTGGATAGCATAATCAGGAAAGGCCTTGATCATTTCGTCGACGATGATCCGCTCGACGGCGACATCGATCTCGGTCTGATAGTCACGCGGCGCCTTGGCGAGCATTTCCCGAGAGGTTCGCCGCCGCAGCGAGCCTCGGGCGGTTTCGCCCGCCTTTACGACCGTTTCGGCAAGCACGAGAAGGCGGGACGACGCCGTGCGGGAAAGGCGCGCTGAAATCGGGGAGGATGTCATGATGAAGATCCGGATGCTGCAGATGTGACGGAGTGACTCGTGCGGGAGCAATCCCTTCGCAGAGGCTGATGATGGTTTTATGAAGCCGTCAGCGTTCCTGCGCCGGCGATGTTATATCACACGGTCCGTCGATGCGTCGAACAGATGGATCTGCCTCGGATCGATCGAAAGTCCGATCCTGTCTCCCGTCTTGACCCTGTCGCGGCGCGTCTCGACGATCGTCAATTCCGGCTGGGTCTCCGCGACGATGAAGGTCGACGAGCCGGTGGATTCGACGAAGGCGATCGGCACATCGAAACTGCCATGCCCGGGCTCGACGACGCCGATATGTTCCGGCCGGATGCCGGCGACGAGCTTGCGCCCTGGCTCGACGGTGCGGGTGAGCGCAAGCGACTGTTTCACCGCGCCGAAATCCAGGATCAGGCTCTTGCCGTCTTCGGCGCCGATCGCGGGAATGAAATTCATCGCCGGCGAGCCGATGAAACCGGCGACGAAGCGGTTTGTCGGCCGGTCGTAAAGATCGAGTGGCGCCCCCTGCTGTTCGATGACGCCGTCGCGCATCACCACCACATGGTCGGCCATCGTCATCGCTTCGACCTGATCGTGCGTGACGTAGACGAAGGTTGCGTTCAGCCGGTCGTGCAGCGACCGGATTTCCTTGCGCATATGGACGCGCAGCGCCGCGTCGAGGTTGGACAGCGGCTCGTCGAACAGGAAGGCCTTGGGATGGCGGATGATGGCGCGGCTCATGGCGACGCGCTGGCGCTGGCCGCCGGACAGTTCGCGCGGGTAGCGCTTGAGGAGATGCGAAAGACCGGTCGTCGCCGCCACCTCTTCGGCCGCCTTCTTGGCTTCCGGCTTGGCGATGCCGCGAATGCGCAGGCTGTAGGTCAGGTTCTCCTCGACCGTCATATGCGGATAGAGCGCATAGGATTGGAAGACCATGGCGACGTCGCGCTTGCGCGGCGGTACGCCGTTCATCAATTCGCCGGCAATCCGGAGGTCGCCGGTCGAGATGCTTTCGAGGCCGGCAAGCGAGCGCAGCAGCGTGGACTTGCCGCAGCCCGAAGGGCCGACGAGCGCGACGAAGGTGCCCTTGGCAATCGAAAGGTCGATGTTCTTCAGGGCGTGGAAGGCGCCGTAATATTTATTGACGCCTCTGAGCTCGATCTGCGTGGTCATTTGAGGGCTCCAGAGGTGAGGCCGGATACGATGCGGCGCTGCAAGAGAACGAAGATGGCAAGGATCGGCGTCACATACATCGTGGCGTAAGCCATGATGTTGTTCCACTCATTGGTGTTCGGCCCCATGAAGGAGTTGAGACCGACGCTTGCCGGCTGAAGGTCGACCGCCTGGATCATCGACTTCGAATAGACGAATTCGCCGAAGGCCTGCATGAAGATGAGGATGGCGCTGACGAGAATGCCGTTGCGGGCGAGCGGCAGCACGATGTTGAAGAAGGCGCCGACGCGCGAATTGCCGTCGACGAGGGCCGCCTCTTCCAGTTCCTGGGGCACGCTCATGAAGGTGGCGCGCACCAGGATGACGAAGAAAGGCATGCTCTTTGCCGCGACCGCAATGATGACGGCAAGTCGCGGATAGGAGAGCATGCCGATCTGCGAGAAGCCGACGAAGATCGGCGTGATCATCAGCGAGGCCGGCAGAACCTGCAGCATCAGGATCAGGAACAGGCCGATATCCACCCAGACATTGCGGTATCTGGCGAGCACATAGGCGCAGCCGACGCCGAGCACGGTGATGAGCGCCATGGAACCGAGCGCGATGACCAGCGAATTCCAGAGATAGCGGCCCATGTCGCGGCTTTCCCAGACATAGGTGTAGGTGCCCCATTGCGGGGCGACCGGCCAGAAGCTGGGTGGCGTCGCGAACATTTCCGAGCCGCTTTTCAGCGCGGTGATGTACATCCAGTAGAGCGGGAAGAGGTAGATCGCCGCCATGACGATCGATATTGCCAGCATCAGGCGGTCGCGGTTCGTCGTCGTGCTCATCCGCGCACCTCATGGCGTGTGGAGCGGACATAGACGACCGATGCGAACATGACGAAGACGATCATGATGACGGAGATCGTCGCGCCCTTGGCGAAATCATATTGCCGGAAGGAAAGATCCCAGGCCCAATATTGGGTGACATTCGACGAATTGTTCGGCCCGCCCGATGTGATGGCGGCGAAAAGATCGAACTGCTGCAGGGTGAAGATCAGGCCGAGCGCGATGATGGCGCCGATGGTCGAGCGCATCATTGGCAAGGTGATCGTCCAGAAGCGCTGCCAGACATTGGCGCCGTCGAGTTCGGCGGCTTCATAGAG belongs to Rhizobium acidisoli and includes:
- a CDS encoding ABC transporter permease encodes the protein MSADTTLAAPRRHQSISRGSSIGLLLVALPVFLLAWLIVFPIFSAVFGTIFVRGPDGATAFSLASYRFFFTDGYSLGNLWLTLWTTAVCGTLLLAIGFPIALYLRFSQGRLAAYVQGLAIFPMFVPSIILAYALIRTVGPNGTVDLLLNSVGLPKLRTPYLTPWGPVIGLVWDNLPLTVLMLTAGLSSVSNSAVEAARDVGARPLRVFISIILPRMGNSLLVTASFAVLGIFSAFTLPYVLGPASPEMMGPFMQRTFADMNDPLDAMTQAVITFGFCLVFGIFYIRSIARNREARP
- a CDS encoding inositol monophosphatase family protein, translating into MTSSPISARLSRTASSRLLVLAETVVKAGETARGSLRRRTSREMLAKAPRDYQTEIDVAVERIIVDEMIKAFPDYAIQGEEAVGNRVGGPETPIIYIDPIDGTTNYAWGLPHFGMTIAIAEGGRLVAGVVYDAMQDELFSAERGGGAYLDGERIRCADVGDIENVLIGAGLPIPGQVRAVAEETYFDAIKRLMANTAGVRRLGSAALSIAYVACGRLDGFFEDGLSIHDFGASALMVEEAGGIVTRFSGAAVDGKGDILAASQALHPWLREGFLVKA
- a CDS encoding carbohydrate ABC transporter permease; translation: MSTTTNRDRLMLAISIVMAAIYLFPLYWMYITALKSGSEMFATPPSFWPVAPQWGTYTYVWESRDMGRYLWNSLVIALGSMALITVLGVGCAYVLARYRNVWVDIGLFLILMLQVLPASLMITPIFVGFSQIGMLSYPRLAVIIAVAAKSMPFFVILVRATFMSVPQELEEAALVDGNSRVGAFFNIVLPLARNGILVSAILIFMQAFGEFVYSKSMIQAVDLQPASVGLNSFMGPNTNEWNNIMAYATMYVTPILAIFVLLQRRIVSGLTSGALK
- a CDS encoding ABC transporter ATP-binding protein → MTTQIELRGVNKYYGAFHALKNIDLSIAKGTFVALVGPSGCGKSTLLRSLAGLESISTGDLRIAGELMNGVPPRKRDVAMVFQSYALYPHMTVEENLTYSLRIRGIAKPEAKKAAEEVAATTGLSHLLKRYPRELSGGQRQRVAMSRAIIRHPKAFLFDEPLSNLDAALRVHMRKEIRSLHDRLNATFVYVTHDQVEAMTMADHVVVMRDGVIEQQGAPLDLYDRPTNRFVAGFIGSPAMNFIPAIGAEDGKSLILDFGAVKQSLALTRTVEPGRKLVAGIRPEHIGVVEPGHGSFDVPIAFVESTGSSTFIVAETQPELTIVETRRDRVKTGDRIGLSIDPRQIHLFDASTDRVI